The following is a genomic window from Actinomycetes bacterium.
TGCAGACGCTGCTGCGCAACGATCTGGTCGACCGGCTGAACCTGTGGGTGTATCCGGTCCTGCTCGGCAGCGGCAAGCGGCTGTTCGCCGAGGGCACGGTGCCGACCGCGCTGCGGCTGGTGGAGTCGGCGACCTTCAGCACGGGCGCCGTGCACCTCACCTACGAGCGCGCCGGCAAGCCGACCTTCGGCAGCATGGCCTAGGCGGCGGTGCCGCTGCCCTTGACCGGTGGAGGTCGGTGGCCCTCGCAGGCCTCGATCCGGTAGCGCCGGCCACTCGGCGCCCGCCACGACCCGCGCCACGCCACCGGTCCCGAGCAGTGCGTTGGCCCAGCTTCGCCGTGATGGGTGACCATCCGGAAGCATCGGCCTGGCAGCGGTGAGAAGGCTTCGGCGTAGTAGGGCGCACCTGGCATGGCAGCAGGCTACCAGCCGCCAACCGTCTATCGGGCGCCGAGGCCGTGCTCGTGCAGGACGAGCGGCGGTGGGGTCGTCGGCCAGGCCGCCATCGGCCAGGCGGGGCGCTGTTGGCTCTGCCGAGAGTTCGTTAGAGCGTTGGAGAGGGCCGCTCGAGCGTTGTCCCTGGTCAGCCAGCGTGCGCGACGGGCTCGCACGCTGCTGCAGGATTCCCGCACGACTGTCGGAAAGCATGCAGGCCCGTTGGGATTGGTGAACTCGGGGAGGAACGACGTGCGCGGGGTCGTTGGCGACCTCCGGTCCCCCCGGCCCTTGAGCGGCCTCGCGCTCGGCCCCCTGGACCAGGTCAGCGATGAAGAACCGGTCGCCCAGGCTGCAGCTACCCCAGGCTGCGCGGTCGCCCCCTTGGCTCGGGAGGAGCTGGCGCGAGCCGGCCTGGGTCGCTAGGGTGGGGGCTCTCCAGGCGGCGGCTGGGTTCCCATCCGGCCACGCCCGTGGCCCCCACACGGCAGCGCCGCCGTCCCCAACCCGACCATCCAGGTGTGGTATGGAACAGCTACGCGTTCCCAAGTTGCTCGCTGGCGCGCTCGCCGCGGTCAGCGGGGCGGTCGTCGCGTCCTTGTTCGGGGTCGAAGGGACCCTCATCGGCGCGGCGCTGGTGAGCCTGCTCGTGGCCCCCGCCGAGGCCCTGTACACCCACTCGCTCGCGTCCGCCCACAGCGTGGCGCGGCGCTCACTGGTCCGCCGGGTGGGCGAGCGGGCGGGCGCCAGCGAGGAAGGTGCGAGCGAGGAAGGTGCGAGCGAGGCGCAGCCCCAGCCGATCCGCTGGCGGCGGGTCGCGGTCGCGGCTGTGGCTGCCTTCGGGATCGCGGTCGTCGCGATCACGGGGGTGGAGGCGGTCGCCAAGCAGCCGCTTGCCAGCTTGTTCGGGAGCCGGCCGCGGCCGGGGGCGAGCACCTCCGTGGCTGTGGTCGTCGCCGGGGCAGACCGGTCGCCCCCACCGGCAACCCGGTCGCCGGGGACGTCCACCACGTCCACGTCGCCGTCGGTGCAGGTCCCGACGACGACGGCGCCGGTCGCGGTTCCCACAACGACCGCGCCGGCGCCGACGGTCCCCAGCACCACGGCACCCATTACCACGGCCCCGACGACACCCACTGCCAGCACGCAGGCCCCAACTACCCGGAGGCGATGACGCGGGGCTCGTGGTGGCGTACCTGGAGCGCCCGGCCGCCGCATCCCAACATGCACGAGCTTCCGACGCGGCGCAAAGCAGGCCACCAGAGGTGTTGGCCATGGCCCCGAGCACGCCCTCGCCAACCTTCCTGGCCGCTGCAGCGCCCAGGAAGCTGCGACGTCACATGGGCGACGCCACCACATCGGGAGGAGGTCCACGTGCACTGGCCGTGCGCAACATCACCTTCACCAGCGCCGACCCCAAGCGGCTGGCCGACTTCTGGGCGGCCGCCGCCGGGTGCACGCAGCGACGCGACAGCGCGGAAGAGGTGTTGCTGGCGCTTGAGGACTGGCGCTTCCCGTGCTTGAGCTTCCAGCACAGCGCCACGCCGAGGAGTGGTCCTGGCCGTGTGCACCTGGACCTCACCGCCGCCGACATGGCAGCAGAGGTCGATCGCCTGATCGGTCCGGGCGCGACCAAGCTGTGGAGGATCGACGTGGCGCAGTCGGGCACGACGACGTGGACCACGATGGGTGATCCGGACGGCAACGAATTCTGCGTGGTCCAGCAGCCGCCCGGCGACTGAGCGGTCGTCACCTTCAGAGACAGGTTGCCCGCAGGTCATGGATGGGGCCTCTCGGGAGCTGTCCACCCAGGGGAGTTCGGCGAACTCAGCGCCGTCGGCCCGCCGAAGCACCTTCAGTAATCCTGAACTTGCGGGCTTCCCCATGTAGTGCTTGGCGTGGCGGTAGGGCTGGGTGAAGTGCAGCAGGTAGATGGTCCCGGGCACGTGCTGGGCCATGGTGGGTCCTCCTGGGTGTGGGCCTGCCGGTGGCTCCTCCTCCCAGGTGCCGGGGTCCCCGGCCGGGTCAACGCTGGCCGCAGGCCATCCCGCAGGGACGCGCAGCGGCGTTGACGCGGGTGGGGTGGCACGATCCTGGGAGGACACCGGCAGGCCAACCCACGGTGCGGACCCGCAGGAACAGCCCTGCTGCTGTGCCCGGCCGGGGCGGTCATCGCCGCCCCCGGCCCGGTGCCGGGGTTGACTCCTCGGCGGTGCGATGGCCCTCGGCGCGGGTGCAAGCCGCGCCGAGGCCGCTTCTCACGGCACGGCGAGGAGCCGGGGCGGACCCCGGGTGCTCACGAAGTTGTTCACGGGACGGGTCACGTCCCGTTGGGCAACGGCGGGATGAGTCAGCACGCGCGATCCACAAACGTGCTGGTGAAGCGGGACGGGAAGGCGCTAGCCGGGACGGCCCGGAACGCTACTGGTAGGGTTGTGGTCCCGAAGGTCGGGGGTTCGAGTCCCCTCGGTCACCCAACACTTCACCCAGCTTCACCAGCGGTTTTGCGGTTTCCCTCCGCTTGCCCTTTCCCGACCGGTTCCTGCTCGGCCTCGGCGTGAGCCATGCCCGTCTGACCGAGGGGGTCCGCGGCCACGCCTACCGCCGCCCACTCGCCAAGATGCGCGCCTACCTCGACGCAATGGACGAAGCGGCGGGCGCGTATCGCGCGGTCAAGCCGGCAGCACCACCGCGGGTGCTGGCGGCGCTGGGACCCAGGATGCTCGACCTCTCGGCGGCCAGCTCGCCCAGGGTGGAGCTGACAAACACCCGCAGCCGCTGGTCGGGCGTGCGGATGACCACCTCTGCCCCGCCACCCCCCTCGTGCCCCGGTCGCTCTGGTACGGCCCTACCGGGCCAGTCTGGAACGGGGCGGCTTGGACGGCAACCCCGCGCAGCCACCCTGTCGGTCAGCGGCCGCTGGCCCGCGAGCCGGGGTGGACAGAGCTTGCGGCCGCGAGCAGTCAATGGGCCTGCTTCGAACCCCCAACCGCCAGATCCGTAGCCTGGTGATTGTCGTCCGACTGGTCGGCTCCAGACGGATCTGCCCCGCTCACGTTGGGTACGTTGTCGATCCAGACGGATCGAGAAGGAACCCGTCGGGTCGTCTGGATGATCAAGCGGATGATCAAGCAAGCCAGGCAGCTCAACGAGCAGGTCGAGGAGAGCCCAAGATTCGGAGTCTGGTGCTCCACCCACAAGGGGAATGACGGAGAGAACTGTGACCAAGAACCGGCTGGAGGCCTTCAGCGACGGCGTGCTCGCCATCGCGATCACCCTGCTGGTCATCGAGATCCGCCCACCCGAGGTCCACGAGGGTGAGCGGCTCGCGCACGCCCTGTGGGCGCAGTGGCCCAGCTACGTCGCCTACCTGGTGAGCTTCCTGACCATCGGCGTGATCTGGCTCAACCATCATCGAATCTTCGAGCAGGTCGCGCGGGTCGACGGGCCGCTGCTGCTGCTCAACCTCAACCTGCTGCTGTGGACGGCGCTCATCCCGTTCCCCACCGCGGTTGTCGCCGAGCACCTGGGAGGCGCCGGTGAGGCGGCGCGGACGGCGTCGGCGCTCTACAGCGGGGTGCTGCTGGTGATGGGCCTGGCGTTTGGGGCCCTGTTCGCCTGGGTCACCCACACAGACCGCCTGCTGCACCGGCGGCCGCCACCCGGGGTAGTGCGAGCAGCCCGCCTGCGGTTCATGGTCGGTCAGGCCGTCTACGCTGCCGCCTTCGCCCTGTCATGGGTGTCGGCGCCGCTTGCCTTGGCCTTGTGTGGGGTCATGGCGCTGTACTACGCCTTCGACCAGGCGTCGGTGCCCGCTGAACTGGAGCCAGGTGACCAGCAGCCCACCGACGGCCAGCCTAGCGGGAAGTGAGCCGACCATCAGCCATCCCTTTCGCATCGCGGCGGCAGGCCCTTGGTGATCTCTGCAGACGCGTCACCCGAGAACGCAGGACCGGTAACAAGTCAGCCAGTAGGTCGAAGGGAGAGGAGGCCTGAGCCTGCCGCCGCCGTCAGTTGTTTACAAGACAGGCGCTGGTCGTCTACTGCGTGCTGGCGTGTGCGATCCTGGCAGCTCAGGTCGGGTGCGTCGTCCAGCCAGTGCGGTCCTGTCGCGCCACGTGGCGCCAGGTGGAATGACCTCGGGAATGACAACAACCCGCTTCGCGCCGCGGCCCGGTGCCAGCACCGCGACTCCTGGGCCACAAGCTGGCCTGACGTTCGATCACGAGGACCGACTGGGCCGCTGCGGCGCGCGTCAGACCAGCCACAGGCGCCGTCACCCGGCCGGGCGCCGCCTCGGGCGCTGCGCCAGCAGCAAGGCAGCAACGGCGACGAGCTCGCCGTTGCCCGACGCCTGACGCCCATCGGGCAGCACCGGCGTGTCCTCAAGACCGGTCCGGATCCCGTGCCCCCGCGCCACAGCACGCCGATTGACCGCCCAGGAGGCCACGCCATCACCGTGGTGGACCTGTCCGAGCTGCACCCCGCCCTCGGCGAGCACCCGCTCGATGGCGACCGCGTGCCCGACCGCGTCGTCGGGGTCGGCGTCCAGCGGCTCCACCATCGCACGCACGCAGCGCCGCGCGATCCCCGCCGCAACGAAGGCGTGCGCGTCGTCGAGCGACAGCAGGCCAGCCTCCAACCCGACGCCAAGCCCAACAAGCAGCTCGCACAGCTCCAAGATCCCGTCCTCGCCCTGGTTGACCGTCACAAGGTCCGGCAAGTCCGTCCAGGCGGCGACGAGCGCGTAGCGGCGCTCCGGGTCCGGCTCGATGGCCGCCGAGGTACTCAGCGAGATCGGGATTCCCGGGCAGGCGGCGCGAACGGCGTGCAGCGCCGCGGCGCACGGTGCCGCCCCGAGCGTCTGCTGGCCGCTTGCGTCGTAGGGATGCAGGTGCAGAGACCGCGCACCGGCGTCAACTGCCGCGCGCGCCTCCGCGGCCAGCTCGCCCGGCGTGCGCGGCAGCGCGGGATGCACGCGATCACCGTTGAGCGCCGCCTGCAACAAGGCAACAGGCCCGGCGGCCGTGGACTCGCGGGTCTCGTCGTCGAGGGGCTGCATGACGCGCCGATGCTACAGCTGCTCGCGGAGGCTGCGCAGGCCGCCAGCGCACGCCGGCCGTAGCAAAGAGCTCAGGGTGCTCACCTGGGCTTCTGCTGCGCCGCGAGGGACTCGAACCCCCAACCGCCAGATCCGTAGGCTGGTGGTCAACGTCTACCGCGTGATGGCGAGTGGTGTTTGTGCAGTTCAGCCCCCAATGTCCTGCGCGGCGGCGGATGGCTGGGCGCCACCACGAACCCGCCCTGGGCAGGGCGCGGGGGACGGCGCTGGCTGCCGCCGGAACCCGATCCCACCCTGAAGGAGGTGGCCGTGCCCACCACCCGCCCGTCCGGCGCGGCGGGCAACCGTCTACCGCGTGCAGGAGGCCGGGCTGCGACGACGTCGGCGCTCAGGCCCCGATGAAGGCCAGCAGGTCGGCGTTGAACTGGTCCTTGTGGGTGGCGAACAGGCCGTGCGGGGCGCCGGGATAGACCTTCAGGGTGGCGTCCCTGACCAGCTTGGACGACATGTAGGCCGAGGCGCCGATGGGCACGATCTGGTCGTCGTCGCCGTGGACGATCAGGGTCGGCACGTCGATCCGCTTGAGGTCCTCGGTGAGGTCGGTCTCGGAGAAGGCCTTGATGCAGTCGTAGGCGCCCTTCAGCCCGACCTGCATGCTCCACAGCCAGAAGGCGTCCCGCACCCCCTGGGACACCGTGGACCCCGGCCGGTTGGCGCCGTAGAAGGGCGCGCTCAGGTCCTTGTAGAACTGCGACCGGTCGCCGCTGACGCCGGCGCGGATGGCGTCGAACGCCTCGATCGGGGTGCCGCCGGGGTTGGCGTCGGTCTTGAGCATCAGCGGCGGGATCGCGCCCACCAGCACGGCCTTGGCGACGCGGCTGGTGCCGTGGCGGCCGATGTAGCGGGTCACCTCGCCGCCGCCGGTGGAGTGGCCCACCAGGACGATGTCGTGCAGGTCGAGGGTGTCGATGAGCTGGGCGAGGTCGTCGGCGTAGGTGTCCAGCTCGTTGCCGGCCCAGGGCTGGCCCGAGCGGCCGTGGCCGCGGCGGTCGTGGGCGACGGCGCGGTAGCCGTTGGCGGCCACCAGCATGGCCTGGTCGTCCCAGGCGTCGGCGTTCAGGGGCCAGCCGTGGCTGAACACCACCGGCTGGCCGGCGCCCCAGTCCTTGTAGAAGATCTCGGTGCCGTCACTGGTGGTGATCGTGCCCATCGGGCTGCTCCTTGTGGTTCATGGCCTGCGGGGTCGCGGCGGACATCGCGGTGCTCTTGAACGTGGTCAGCGGATCCGACGGCCGGTGCCGCGGATGCGATGCCGACCGGTGTCCTCTTTGAGGAACGATCAGTGCGACACCGGCCGGTGCACCAGCAGCGCAGGTTCAGCCCGGCGCTAGACCCAGCATTGATCGCTTGCGTAGCTGTCCTGTTGTTCGGTTCCTGGCACTGGAGCCCGCCGCGAGCTGGACCCGTCGGCCCACGCCCCAGCACCAGCAGCACGTTACCGGCGTGGGCCCACCCGAGGTGAAGATCGGCCCGGTTCGGAGCCGCCGCCCGCGCCGGATCGCCAAGGCCAGCCTCCCCCACCGCGCCCAGGCACGAAAACCCGGCGGTGCCTTTCCACAGCTCGTCGGGTCGGCGTACTCATCGGTCCCTCCTTGAGCACCCCCTTCGGGTCACCACGCTCCTGAACAAACCACTGCAGCCTGAACCCACCAAACCAGGCAGTCAAGGCAACTCTTCGCGAATCGGGCAGCATAGTGGATGCTGTCGGTGCCGCCTTCCCCCGGGCGGCCGCCGTGTTCGGGCGGAGCTCGTCAGCTTGGCATCCGACCTCGACAGCTACTGGCCCACCCTCCCGTCGATCCGCTCGCGCAGCAGGTCGGCGTGGCCGTTGTGCCGGGCGTACTCCTCCACCATGTGCACCAGCAGCTCGCGCAGCGAGACCGGCCCCTGGTAGGGATCGTGCCCGACGACGTCGAGATCGGGTGCCTCGGCCACGAACCGATCCGTGAACGCGACCTCGGCCCGCCAGGTGTCCCACGCCTCGGCGACAACCTCGGGGTCGGGCACCGCGCCATCGAAGTCTCCGTCGGGGTCGGTGTCGGAGGAGAAGTGCGGCGGCGCGTCCTGGCCGGCCATCCTTTGCCGGAACCATGTGCGCTCGACCTCGGCCATGTGGCGCACCAGCCCCAGCAGCGACAGCGTGGAGGGCTCCACGGAGCGGCGGGCGAGGTCGGCGGCGTCGAGGCCGGCGCACTTCAGCTCCAGCGTCAGGCGCTGGTCGCGCAGGTACCCAACGAGGGTGGACCGCTCGTCCTTGAACCCCCCGTCGGACCGCGGGTCATTGTCGGGGTGGACGAACATGTTGGACCACCCAAAGCGCTGGGCGGGCCAGTCCTGGGACGGCTCCGCGGTCTGCGGGTCGTTCTTGGGGTCGACGACCATATCGGACATGCCCGCAACCATCACCGATCCCCCGCAGATCCGCAACAGATTTCCGGCGACTGGGTGGACCGGCGACTGGATGAGCCCAGCGGAGTCATATGCTCGATCCAACCAACAAGAGGAGACACGGAATGGCCAGCTACGTGCAGCTCGGCGAGGTGCGCACCTACTACGAGGAGGACGGAAGCGGAGCGCCGCTGGTGCTGCTGCACCCCGGGGGCGCCGACTCACGTGCCTTTGAGGTCAATCTCCCCGGCCTGGTCGATCGCTTCCGGGTCTTCCGGCCCGACCGGCGCGGCCACGGCCGCACGCCCGACGTCGACGGCCCGATCGACCTGGACGACGAGACCACCGCCTTCTTCACCGAGTACCACGGCGCGGTCTCCCCCGACGGGCCCGAGCACTTCCCCGTCATCGCCGCCAAGCTGCACCGGATGCACTCCGAGGAGCCAACGCTCACCGTCGCCGACCTCGCCGGCTACCCCGGCCCGACCCTCGTCATGGTCGGCGACGACGACGACGAGATCCCCATGGAGCACACCCTCGCCCTGCGC
Proteins encoded in this region:
- a CDS encoding dihydrofolate reductase family protein, coding for QTLLRNDLVDRLNLWVYPVLLGSGKRLFAEGTVPTALRLVESATFSTGAVHLTYERAGKPTFGSMA
- a CDS encoding VOC family protein, which produces MGDATTSGGGPRALAVRNITFTSADPKRLADFWAAAAGCTQRRDSAEEVLLALEDWRFPCLSFQHSATPRSGPGRVHLDLTAADMAAEVDRLIGPGATKLWRIDVAQSGTTTWTTMGDPDGNEFCVVQQPPGD
- a CDS encoding TMEM175 family protein translates to MTKNRLEAFSDGVLAIAITLLVIEIRPPEVHEGERLAHALWAQWPSYVAYLVSFLTIGVIWLNHHRIFEQVARVDGPLLLLNLNLLLWTALIPFPTAVVAEHLGGAGEAARTASALYSGVLLVMGLAFGALFAWVTHTDRLLHRRPPPGVVRAARLRFMVGQAVYAAAFALSWVSAPLALALCGVMALYYAFDQASVPAELEPGDQQPTDGQPSGK
- a CDS encoding 3-keto-5-aminohexanoate cleavage protein; the encoded protein is MQAALNGDRVHPALPRTPGELAAEARAAVDAGARSLHLHPYDASGQQTLGAAPCAAALHAVRAACPGIPISLSTSAAIEPDPERRYALVAAWTDLPDLVTVNQGEDGILELCELLVGLGVGLEAGLLSLDDAHAFVAAGIARRCVRAMVEPLDADPDDAVGHAVAIERVLAEGGVQLGQVHHGDGVASWAVNRRAVARGHGIRTGLEDTPVLPDGRQASGNGELVAVAALLLAQRPRRRPAG
- a CDS encoding alpha/beta hydrolase, encoding MGTITTSDGTEIFYKDWGAGQPVVFSHGWPLNADAWDDQAMLVAANGYRAVAHDRRGHGRSGQPWAGNELDTYADDLAQLIDTLDLHDIVLVGHSTGGGEVTRYIGRHGTSRVAKAVLVGAIPPLMLKTDANPGGTPIEAFDAIRAGVSGDRSQFYKDLSAPFYGANRPGSTVSQGVRDAFWLWSMQVGLKGAYDCIKAFSETDLTEDLKRIDVPTLIVHGDDDQIVPIGASAYMSSKLVRDATLKVYPGAPHGLFATHKDQFNADLLAFIGA
- a CDS encoding DinB family protein gives rise to the protein MFVHPDNDPRSDGGFKDERSTLVGYLRDQRLTLELKCAGLDAADLARRSVEPSTLSLLGLVRHMAEVERTWFRQRMAGQDAPPHFSSDTDPDGDFDGAVPDPEVVAEAWDTWRAEVAFTDRFVAEAPDLDVVGHDPYQGPVSLRELLVHMVEEYARHNGHADLLRERIDGRVGQ
- a CDS encoding alpha/beta hydrolase, producing MASYVQLGEVRTYYEEDGSGAPLVLLHPGGADSRAFEVNLPGLVDRFRVFRPDRRGHGRTPDVDGPIDLDDETTAFFTEYHGAVSPDGPEHFPVIAAKLHRMHSEEPTLTVADLAGYPGPTLVMVGDDDDEIPMEHTLALRQGLPRAQLAVVPGTSHGLLADKPELCNRLIVEFLTEGTGGGDR